A region from the Oryzias latipes chromosome 20, ASM223467v1 genome encodes:
- the mkx gene encoding homeobox protein Mohawk, with product MGGWKRDYSSAETQEGRGPGETRFSVFTHCRDASRLSEKMNTIVFNKLSTQVLFEDKAKEVEMSSRNYLEVIDGQHPDLLSGNQSRDSQGIRHRRSGGRPSGGKVRHKRQALQDMARPLKQWLYKHRDNPYPTKTEKILLALGSQMTLVQVSNWFANARRRLKNTVRQPDLSWALRIKLYNKYVQGNAERLSVSSDDSCSEDVDNPQRSQSGPQELGKPMYQSVIKKEGSSMVGMAMGMGAGLRSEAASLAEDYVSPPKYKSSLLHRYLNDSLRHVMVANAVMDARKRNHSGSFSSNEYDDDLLSPSSSEAEANFVYRAETADHGSSKCDNGSGGVAATQKEKVKGKDETYWKEINAAMALTNLAQGKDSVSGTTSCIIQKSSHIAEIKTVKVPMVQKF from the exons ATGGGCGGCTGGAAACGGGATTACAGCTCAGCAGAGACGCAGGAGGGACGCGGACCAG GAGAGACACGGTTCTCAGTCTTTACGCACTGCAGAGACGCGTCCAGACTGTCAGAGAAAATGAACACCATCGTGTTTAACAAGCTGAGCACTCAGGTGCTGTTTGAGGACAAAGCGAAGGAAGTGGAAATGAGCAGCAGAAACTACTTGGAAGTGATTGACGGGCAACATCCAGACCTGCTGTCCGGAAACCAGAGTAGAGACAGCCAGGGGATCCGGCACCGGCGGAGCGG AGGCCGTCCCAGCGGTGGAAAAGTGCGGCACAAACGCCAGGCCCTGCAGGACATGGCACGGCCGCTCAAGCAGTGGCTCTACAAGCACAGAGATAACCCCTACCCCACCAAGACGGAAAAAATCCTGCTGGCGCTGGGCTCACAGATGACTCTGGTGCAG GTTTCCAACTGGTTCGCCAATGCCAGGAGGCGGCTGAAGAACACAGTGAGGCAGCCGGACCTGAGCTGGGCGCTCCGCATCAAGCTCTACAACAAATACGTCCAGGGCAACGCCGAGAGGCTGAGCGTCAGCAGCGACGACAGCTGCTCGGAAG ATGTGGACAACCCGCAGAGGAGCCAAAGCGGCCCGCAGGAGCTGGGTAAGCCCATGTACCAGAGCGTGATCAAGAAGGAGGGCTCCTCCATGGTGGGCATGGCCATGGGCATGGGCGCGGGTCTGCGTTCGGAAGCCGCCTCGCTAGCAGAGGACTACGTGTCTCCGCCCAAATACAAGAGCAGCCTGCTGCACCGCTACCTGAACGACTCCCTGCGGCACGTGATGGTGGCCAACGCCGTCATGGATGCCCGCAAGAGGAACCACTCCGGCTCCTTCAGCTCCAACGAGTACGACGACGACCTGCTGTCACCGTCTTCCTCTGAGGCTGAGGCGAACTTTGTTTACCGGGCTG AAACCGCCGACCATGGATCAAGTAAATGTGACAA TGGCAGCGGTGGTGTCGCAGCTACGCAGAAGGAAAAGGTGAAGGGCAAAGATGAGACGTACTGGAAGGAGATCAACGCCGCCATGGCCTTGACCAACTTGGCACAGGGGAAGGACAGCGTCTCGGGGACAACCAGCTGCATCATCCAGAAGTCCTCCCATATAGCAgagatcaaaactgtaaaagtgCCGATGGTGCAGAAGTTTTAG
- the LOC105356652 gene encoding uncharacterized protein LOC105356652 has protein sequence METRAEDQSVKRERTREYVQSQMKVSKPNDSAPVPDTQNQNVDLEGSFITWSPPKNNAADTEPQPISARQRINNHHKTLPIQNTSSLHNQNTSSLHKVESEPKVQPAYNALNPFSSPFRSQYNTPAGVPHPAEPFAQYMARRDLIISGLYQYDDKPENFRAWYSSFTGATAEVHLTPTQELDLMTKWLGKESNCQVKRIRSVYVNNPTMALQKAWERLHECYAAPEIIEKSLFQRLDSFPKITTKDNMKLRELGDLLQEIQGAKEDGYLPGLFYLDTSRGIGPIVDKLPYGIQEKWMSQGSQYKEENEGCFPPFSYFCKFICKEAKKRNDPSFNQPNTQTYTKSERPNLKNFSSAKPISVYKSNVTSPNKDINKNCPLHNKPHPLKKCRTFRNKLLDERKAFLKEKGICFKCCASDTHLAKDCRTTVKCSECESTRHETIMHPGPPQQAFRAPAPAQEDGGEEESCSDSVAVTATCTKVCGPGQWGRSCSKICLAKVYPEGHRDSAVKTYVILDDQSNRSLAGPEFFELFNIKNEPVNYNLRTCTGIVETWGKMAEGFQLESLDGSVVIPLPPLIECQDIPNNRSEIPTPSAVMHQPHLQPIGKYIPELDPNAQILLLLGRDVLRAHKVREQVNGPHHAPFAQRLDLGWVVVGEVCVGNIHMPAVNSYKTVILENGRPTVFAQCDNFRHLKETPCTNSLSKAPEQTLGQSVFHTSENDNKLAPSIEDKVFLDIMEKDMYRDEENSWVAPLPFKEPRQKMPNNRELAVRRFLSLKRSMQRKPQMQLDYVEFMEGIFSNGHAEVAPELKQGEERWYLPTFGVYHPQKPNKIRVVFDSSAQENGVSLNSVLLTGPDLNNTLIGVLLRFRKESIAIMADIQQMFHCFVVREDHRNYLRFLWHRDNDIEKEVIDFRMKVHVFGNSPSPAVAVYGLRKAIKAGAKDYGADTVNFVERHFYVDDGLISVPTPAEAIDLLQRTQASLAESNLRLHKFVSNSPAVMQAFSPDDCAVVLKDLDLSGEETQSQRSLGLIWETVTDTFTFSVTTTSKPFTRRGVLSSVNSIFDPLGLLAPVTIQGRALLRELTVENSGWDTPLPEDKRSKWEAWRDSLKDLKELHVPRTYTSTSLSQAIHKELCLFSDASTKAIGAVAYLKAVYLNDKVEVGFVMGKARLTPQSEPTIPRLELCAAVLAVEMADLIKTELDIQFDKVNFYTDSKVVLGYIYNESKRFYTYVHNRVQRIRQSSKPEQWHYVRTEENPADHASRSLTAFQLPKTTWFTGPCFIHRPLTETKHKSNEFKLIEPDRDCEIRPQVKTCATNLQVVSSKRFERFSTFKSLVRGVAFLIHIAKSFNGTNSNCESKGWHTCQFPRSPDEMDQAKLVILKQAQQDAFEKELSALKAGKPVAKQSPLHKLSPVLGDGIISVGGRLKYSELEKSEKSPIVLPKDHHVSLLLTRHCHDKVKHQGRHLTEGAIRAAGLWILGVKRLVNSVIHKCVICRKLRGKEEQQLMADLPPERLKTCSPFSYVGLDVFGPWMVTTRRTRGGHAQSKRWAIMFSCMSSRAVHIEVIESLDTNSCVNALRRFFAVRGPATKLLSDRGTNFIGASKELGMDKAVQQYLNDQGCTWDFNPPHASHMGGSWERMIGIARRILDAMLLQSKVQLTHDVLCTLMAEVSAIINARPLFPVLSDPDNPFILSPSMLLTQKSCLSPPPGDFLDKDLYTKQWRQVQALANQFWSRWKREYLPLLQQRHKWTLPCRNLQVGDLVLLKDKQVPRNSWPMARVSATFPGKDSRVRKIEVTVNDKSCKKTFMRPVTEVVLLLPKD, from the coding sequence ATGGAAACCAGAGCAGAAGATCAGTCAgttaaaagagaaagaacaagagAATATGTGCAATCACAAATGAAAGTGAGCAAACCTAATGACTCAGCACCAGTACCAGACacacaaaatcaaaatgttGATTTAGAGGGCTCATTCATAACTTGGAGTCCTCCTAAAAACAACGCTGCAGACACAGAGCCACAGCCCATCAGCGCCAGGCAAAGGATCAACAACCACCATAAAACTTTGCCTATCCAGAATACATCATCCCTTCACAACCAGAATACATCATCCCTTCACAAAGTTGAGAGTGAACCAAAAGTTCAACCAGCATACAACGCTCTGAATCCATTCTCAAGCCCTTTCAGGTCTCAATATAACACACCTGCAGGCGTGCCACATCCAGCTGAACCATTTGCACAATACATGGCACGTCGTGACCTCATCATTTCCGGTCTTTACCAATATGACGACAAGCCAGAGAATTTCAGAGCATGGTACTCCTCATTTACGGGTGCTACAGCCGAAGTTCACCTCACTCCCACTCAAGAGCTCGATTTGATGACAAAATGGTTGGGAAAAGAGTCAAACTGTCAAGTCAAGCGCATCCGCTCTGTTTATGTCAACAACCCCACTATGGCTCTACAGAAAGCGTGGGAGCGACTTCATGAGTGTTATGCAGCCCctgaaataattgaaaaatcacTATTTCAGAGGTTAGACAGTTTTcccaaaataacaacaaaagatAACATGAAACTGAGAGAACTAGGAGATCTGTTACAGGAGATCCAAGGAGCAAAAGAGGATGGATATCTACCTGGTCTTTTCTATCTGGACACATCTCGTGGAATAGGACCAATTGTGGACAAACTTCCATACGGAATTCAAGAGAAATGGATGTCACAAGGTTCACAATATAAAGAAGAGAATGAAGGCTGTTTTCCACcttttagttatttctgtaaGTTTATATGCAAAGAAGCTAAAAAACGCAACGATCCAAGTTTCAACCAGCCGAACACACAAACATATACAAAATCAGAAAGACCAAACCTAAAGAATTTCAGCTCTGCTAAACCCATATCGGTGTACAAATCAAACGTCACATCTCCTAATAAGGACATTAACAAGAACTGCCCTCTGCACAACAAACCCCACCCACTCAAGAAATGCAGGACGTTCAGGAACAAACTGCTCGACGAAAGAAAGGCCTTTCTTAAAGAGAAAGGAATCTGTTTCAAGTGCTGCGCTTCAGACACTCATCTTGCTAAGGACTGTAGAACTACAGTAAAGTGCTCTGAATGTGAAAGTACAAGGCATGAAACCATCATGCATCCTGGACCTCCACAGCAAGCCTTCCGGGCTCCTGCCCCTGCTCAAGAGGATGGCGGGGAGGAAGAAAGCTGCTCGGACAGTGTTGCAGTAACTGCAACATGCACCAAAGTGTGCGGTCCAGGTCAGTGGGGTCGTTCTTGTTCTAAAATATGTCTCGCGAAGGTGTATCCCGAAGGTCATAGAGACAGTGCAGTTAAAACTTACGTCATACTTGATGACCAGAGTAATCGTTCCTTAGCTGGCCCAGagttctttgaacttttcaacattAAGAACGAACCAGTCAATTACAATCTAAGGACATGCACTGGGATTGTAGAAACATGGGGAAAAATGGCTGAAGGCTTCCAGCTTGAGTCTTTAGATGGGTCAGTGGTAATCCCACTCCCTCCTCTTATCGAATGTCAGGACATTCCTAACAATAGGAGTGAGATCCCAACACCAAGCGCTGTGATGCACCAGCCGCACCTGCAGCCAATTGGAAAGTACATTCCAGAGCTAGACCCAAACGCACAAATACTCTTACTGCTAGGGCGAGATGTTTTACGTGCACACAAAGTCAGGGAACAGGTTAACGGCCCTCATCATGCGCCCTTTGCACAACGCCTAGATTTAGGCTGGGTTGTAGTGGGAGAGGTGTGTGTAGGTAACATCCACATGCCTGCAGTCAACTCATACAAGACAGTTATTCTAGAAAACGGTCGTCCCACAGTTTTTGCACAGTGTGATAATTTCCGACATCTTAAGGAAACACCCTGCACTAACTCGCTTAGCAAAGCACCAGAGCAAACTCTGGGACAGTCAGTTTTCCACACCAGCGAGAACGACAACAAGCTGGCTCCCTCCATAGAGGACAAAGTCTTCTTAGACATCATGGAGAAAGACATGTACCGAGATGAAGAGAATAGTTGGGTTGCCCCACTTCCCTTTAAAGAGCCTCGCCAGAAAATGCCGAACAACAGAGAACTAGCAGTCAGACGTTTTTTGTCCCTCAAAAGAAGCATGCAAAGAAAACCACAAATGCAGCTAGATTACGTGGAGTTTATGGAAGGTATTTTCTCCAATGGTCATGCTGAGGTGGCACCAGAACTTAAGCAAGGAGAAGAACGCTGGTATCTCCCAACATTTGGGGTTTATCACCCTCAAAAGCCCAACAAGATCAGGGTGGTTTTCGATTCAAGTGCCCAGGAAAACGGTGTCTCACTCAACAGTGTACTCCTCACTGGCCCTGACTTAAACAACACGCTTATAGGAGTTCTTCTCCGATTTCGAAAAGAAAGCATTGCTATAATGGCTGACATACAGCAAATGTTTCACTGTTTCGTAGTGCGTGAGGATCATCGAAACTATCTCCGCTTTCTGTGGCACAGGGACAACGACATTGAAAAAGAGGTGATTGACTTCCGAATGAAAGTCCATGTATTCGGCAATTCACCATCTCCTGCTGTAGCGGTCTATGGACTGCGCAAGGCCATCAAAGCCGGAGCAAAAGACTATGGGGCTGATACAGTCAACTTTGTGGAGAGGCATTTCTACGTTGATGACGGCTTGATTTCTGTGCCTACTCCAGCTGAAGCAATTGATTTGTTGCAAAGAACTCAAGCTTCACTTGCCGAGTCCAATCTACGTCTGCATAAGTTTGTTTCTAACTCACCAGCAGTTATGCAAGCCTTCTCCCCAGATGACTGTGCAGTGGTTCTTAAAGATCTGGATCTAAGTGGTGAAGAAACACAATCGCAGCGCAGTCTAGGCCTCATTTGGGAAACTGTGACAGACACGTTCACGTTTTCTGTGACCACAACAAGCAAGCCATTTACGCGGCGTGGTGTCTTGTCATCTGTCAATAGCATCTTCGATCCATTAGGACTGTTGGCACCGGTTACCATTCAAGGAAGGGCTCTACTAAGAGAACTCACAGTGGAGAACTCAGGCTGGGACACGCCACTTCCAGAAGATAAACGGAGCAAATGGGAAGCTTGGAGAGACTCTCTGAAAGACTTAAAGGAACTACATGTCCCAAGAACGTACACCTCTACATCTCTGAGTCAAGCAATACACAAAGAACTATGTTTGTTTTCGGATGCATCAACCAAAGCCATAGGTGCCGTAGCCTACTTGAAAGCAGTTTACCTAAATGACAAAGTGGAGGTCGGGTTTGTCATGGGTAAAGCAAGACTAACTCCTCAGTCAGAACCAACAATACCAAGACTTGAGCTGTGTGCTGCTGTTTTAGCTGTGGAGATGGCTGATCTCATCAAGACTGAGCTGGACATACAGTTCGACAAGGTTAATTTTTACACAGACAGTAAGGTAGTCTTGGGCTACATCTACAACGAATCCAAGAGATTCTACACATATGTCCACAACAGAGTGCAGCGCATTCGTCAGTCCTCAAAGCCGGAACAGTGGCACTACGTGCGCACAGAAGAAAACCCAGCGGATCATGCATCCCGCTCGCTCACAGCATTCCAGTTACCGAAAACAACTTGGTTCACTGGACCCTGCTTCATCCATCGTCCACTCAcagagacaaaacacaaaagcaatgaGTTTAAATTAATTGAGCCAGACAGAGACTGTGAAATCAGGCCACAAGTGAAAACCTGCGCCACCAACCTTCAAGTAGTCTCCTCCAAACGCTTTGAACGCTTCTCTACATTCAAGTCCTTAGTCCGTGGAGTTGCCTTTCTCATTCATATTGCAAAATCCTTCAATGGAACCAACTCAAACTGTGAAAGCAAGGGGTGGCACACATGTCAGTTTCCTCGTTCACCAGATGAAATGGATCAAGCAAAGCTTGTCATTCTCAAACAAGCACAACAGGACGCCTTCGAAAAGGAGTTGTCTGCCCTCAAGGCTGGCAAGCCCGTTGCCAAACAAAGCCCTTTACATAAACTCAGTCCAGTCCTAGGTGATGGCATAATTTCAGTTGGAGGTCGACTCAAATACTCAGAACtggaaaaatctgaaaaaagtcCAATAGTCCTTCCAAAAGACCATCATGTGTCTCTCCTGCTTACTCGCCACTGTCATGACAAGGTCAAGCACCAGGGTCGTCACCTCACAGAAGGTGCAATAAGAGCAGCAGGGTTATGGATATTGGGCGTAAAGAGGCTTGTCAATTCTGTTATCCACAAATGTGTTATCTGCCGCAAACTGCGTGGAAAAGAGGAACAGCAACTCATGGCAGATCTTCCTCCAGAACGACTCAAAACATGTTCCCCCTTTAGCTATGTTGGCCTTGATGTTTTTGGGCCTTGGATGGTAACTACCAGACGTACTAGAGGAGGGCATGCACAAAGCAAGCGTTGGGCCATCATGTTTAGTTGCATGAGTTCAAGAGCCGTGCATATTGAAGTGATAGAGTCTCTTGATACCAACAGTTGTGTAAATGCCCTGAGGCGCTTCTTTGCTGTGAGAGGCCCTGCCACAAAACTCTTATCCGATCGTGGCACAAATTTCATCGGAGCATCTAAGGAACTGGGTATGGACAAGGCCGTGCAACAGTACCTTAATGATCAAGGTTGCACCTGGGACTTCAACCCACCTCATGCTTCCCATATGGGAGGCTCATGGGAACGGATGATCGGCATCGCTCGGAGAATCCTGGACGCAATGCTGCTGCAGAGTAAGGTGCAACTTACTCATGACGTGTTGTGTACACTAATGGCTGAGGTCTCAGCAATCATAAATGCTAGGCCACTCTTTCCAGTTCTTTCTGACCCAGACAACCCATTCATTCTCTCTCCCTCAATGCTGCTAACTCAGAAATCATGCCTCTCACCTCCTCCTGGAGATTTTCTGGACAAAGACCTTTACACCAAGCAATGGAGACAAGTTCAAGCTCTTGCCAATCAGTTTTGGTCTCGCTGGAAGCGAGAATACCTGCCTTTACTACAACAGAGACACAAATGGACTTTACCATGTCGAAACCTACAAGTTGGTGACcttgtcttgctcaaggacaaaCAAGTTCCACGCAACAGTTGGCCCATGGCTAGAGTCAGTGCGACCTTTCCAGGCAAAGATAGTCGAGTCAGGAAGATTGAGGTTACAGTAAATGACAAAAGCTGTAAAAAGACTTTTATGCGACCAGTCACTGAGGTTGTTCTTCTTTTGCCAAAGGACTGA